The proteins below are encoded in one region of Streptomyces cyanogenus:
- the mscL gene encoding large conductance mechanosensitive channel protein MscL — protein MSAKKEPSVWNGFKAFLMRGNVVDLAVAVVIGAAFTNIVNAVVKGIINPLVGAIGTQNLDNYSSCLKDPCQVGADGTVKSGVPILWGSVLGATLTFVITAAVVYFLMVLPMSKYLARQAARKAAREGTKEVIEVSELEVLKEIRDALVAQRGSGHDER, from the coding sequence GTGAGCGCGAAGAAGGAACCGAGCGTCTGGAACGGCTTCAAGGCCTTCCTGATGCGCGGCAACGTCGTCGACCTGGCAGTCGCGGTGGTCATCGGCGCGGCCTTCACGAACATCGTCAACGCGGTGGTGAAGGGGATCATCAACCCGCTGGTCGGCGCGATCGGAACGCAGAACCTCGACAACTACAGCTCGTGCCTGAAGGACCCGTGCCAGGTCGGCGCGGACGGCACGGTCAAGAGCGGGGTGCCGATCCTGTGGGGCTCCGTCCTGGGCGCCACGCTCACCTTCGTGATCACCGCGGCGGTCGTGTACTTCCTGATGGTCCTGCCGATGTCGAAGTACCTGGCCCGGCAGGCCGCGCGGAAGGCGGCGCGGGAGGGCACGAAGGAGGTCATCGAGGTGTCCGAGCTGGAGGTGCTCAAGGAGATCCGCGACGCGCTGGTCGCACAGCGCGGGTCCGGCCACGACGAACGCTGA
- a CDS encoding P1 family peptidase → MTADALTDVAGLRVGHATRSGDGRLTGTTVVLAPEGGAVAAVDVRGGGPGTKETDALDPRNVVQKVDAVVLTGGSAYGLDAASGVMAWLEEQGRGVPVGADPAHVVPVVPAACVFDLGRGGDFRARPDAATGRAAVEAAAATAPGARVPEGCVGAGTGAVAGPLKGGVGTASTVLDSGITVAALVVANAAGSVLDPETGVLYGELFQGRVEYPEGRVHEAARRRLDEAAAGNAPAPLNTTLAVVATDADLTKAQAQKLAGTAHDGIARAVRPVHLLHDGDTVFALATGAQPLGAHPLALNDILAAGADLVTRAIVRAVRAAESVDGPGGAWPSYGELYGR, encoded by the coding sequence ATGACAGCTGACGCATTGACGGATGTCGCCGGGCTGCGGGTGGGACACGCCACCCGCAGCGGCGACGGCCGGCTCACCGGCACCACGGTCGTCCTCGCGCCCGAGGGCGGCGCCGTCGCCGCCGTGGACGTGCGCGGCGGCGGCCCCGGCACCAAGGAGACCGACGCGCTCGACCCGCGCAACGTGGTGCAGAAGGTCGACGCGGTCGTGCTGACCGGAGGCAGCGCGTACGGACTGGACGCGGCGTCGGGGGTGATGGCCTGGCTGGAGGAGCAGGGGCGCGGGGTGCCGGTGGGCGCGGACCCGGCGCATGTCGTGCCCGTGGTACCGGCCGCGTGCGTCTTCGACCTGGGGCGCGGCGGCGACTTCCGGGCCCGTCCGGACGCGGCGACGGGACGCGCGGCGGTGGAGGCCGCGGCGGCGACCGCGCCGGGCGCGCGGGTGCCGGAGGGGTGCGTCGGTGCCGGCACGGGCGCCGTCGCCGGACCGCTCAAGGGCGGGGTGGGCACCGCGAGTACGGTGCTCGACTCGGGGATCACCGTGGCGGCGCTGGTGGTGGCGAACGCGGCGGGGTCGGTGCTGGATCCGGAGACGGGGGTGCTGTACGGGGAGTTGTTCCAGGGGCGGGTGGAGTATCCGGAGGGGCGCGTGCACGAAGCCGCGCGCCGGCGCCTGGACGAGGCCGCCGCCGGGAACGCGCCGGCACCGCTCAACACGACGCTGGCGGTGGTAGCGACGGACGCGGACCTCACCAAGGCGCAGGCGCAGAAGCTCGCGGGCACGGCGCACGACGGCATCGCGCGCGCCGTCCGGCCGGTGCACCTTCTGCACGACGGCGACACGGTGTTCGCCCTCGCGACCGGCGCCCAGCCGCTCGGCGCGCACCCGTTGGCGCTCAACGACATCCTGGCCGCCGGCGCGGACCTCGTGACGCGTGCGATCGTACGCGCCGTACGCGCTGCCGAGTCGGTCGACGGACCGGGCGGAGCGTGGCCGTCGTACGGGGAGTTGTACGGCCGCTAG
- a CDS encoding DUF6227 family protein, translating to MSVPYETAAYESAESPESPEEHLARLLGRALNSFELPDEVIRRLDCALAHDSSLHSAYHSAGLHRETYRHTWLLADGSAVTLWELVHNPTPGSAPEHEVYVDEEELQTATARLGMPPEAQHFELPALMRLWAIPEPRQMYAADDSADHARRLLRRAENPDRPGPETAALLATATAHEITQAFGRPGRAGRTGLSYALYEHAFLLPDGTEISLWEVEHTATPDGRHMCEVYMSEDAARDAMERRAARQG from the coding sequence TTGAGCGTTCCGTACGAGACGGCAGCGTACGAATCAGCCGAGTCGCCCGAGTCTCCTGAGGAGCATCTCGCGCGGCTCCTCGGCCGTGCCCTGAACTCGTTCGAACTGCCCGACGAGGTGATAAGGCGCCTCGACTGCGCGCTGGCGCACGACAGTTCGCTGCACTCCGCGTACCACAGCGCGGGGCTGCACCGGGAGACCTACCGGCACACCTGGCTGCTCGCCGACGGCTCGGCGGTCACGCTGTGGGAGCTGGTGCACAACCCGACGCCCGGCAGCGCCCCCGAGCACGAGGTGTACGTCGACGAGGAGGAGCTGCAGACCGCCACGGCCCGGCTCGGGATGCCGCCGGAGGCGCAGCACTTCGAGCTGCCGGCGCTGATGCGGCTGTGGGCGATCCCCGAGCCCCGGCAGATGTACGCCGCCGACGACTCGGCGGACCACGCGCGTCGGCTGCTGCGCCGCGCGGAGAACCCCGACCGGCCCGGCCCGGAGACGGCGGCACTGCTGGCGACGGCGACCGCGCACGAGATCACCCAGGCGTTCGGCCGCCCCGGGCGGGCCGGCCGGACGGGGCTGAGCTACGCGCTGTACGAGCACGCCTTCCTGCTGCCGGACGGCACCGAAATCTCCCTGTGGGAGGTCGAGCACACGGCGACGCCGGACGGGCGGCACATGTGCGAGGTGTACATGTCGGAGGACGCGGCCCGCGACGCGATGGAACGACGCGCGGCCCGGCAGGGGTAG
- a CDS encoding low temperature requirement protein A — protein MTSSSAPAPAPSGAPQPSGPLRRLTARGRDEAHRVASPLELFFDLCFVVAIAQAGVQLVHSVAAGHAGEGILNYAMAFFAIWWAWMNFSWFASAYDNDDALYRVVTLVQIAGVLVLAAGISRAATHHDFLLVWLGYLIMRLAMAWQWLRAARSATGGERTAALRYAYGVLLCQVGWLGLVLLPEPARPWVFLVMAVAELSVPLYAEKAQETSWHPRHIAERYGLFTIIVLGETIAAATVAVKSGADEHDALGELLPIAAGGLLIVFSAWWIYFVVPIHGHLRSSRRAFVWGYGHYFVFASAAAIGAGLEVAVEQAVGKAHISALSASAAVTLPTALYLLTVWALHSRHFKVGLAQQLVLPVTALLVICCTFLREWAVLAAGLVSSAAVAVGAALTVRTAARDRGTGATAPAG, from the coding sequence ATGACGTCGAGTTCCGCCCCGGCACCCGCTCCCTCGGGCGCACCGCAGCCTTCCGGCCCCCTGCGACGGCTCACCGCGCGGGGGCGCGACGAGGCGCACCGCGTCGCCTCTCCGCTGGAGCTGTTCTTCGACCTGTGCTTCGTCGTGGCGATCGCGCAGGCGGGTGTGCAGCTGGTGCATTCCGTCGCGGCAGGGCACGCGGGCGAGGGGATCCTCAACTACGCGATGGCGTTCTTCGCCATCTGGTGGGCGTGGATGAACTTCAGCTGGTTCGCCTCGGCGTACGACAACGACGACGCGCTGTACCGGGTCGTCACCCTCGTCCAGATCGCCGGTGTCCTGGTCCTGGCCGCCGGGATCTCCCGGGCCGCCACGCACCACGACTTCCTGCTGGTCTGGCTCGGCTACCTGATCATGCGGCTGGCGATGGCCTGGCAGTGGCTGAGAGCCGCGCGATCGGCCACCGGCGGGGAGCGGACCGCGGCATTGCGGTACGCGTACGGGGTGCTGCTGTGCCAGGTCGGCTGGCTGGGTCTGGTGCTGCTGCCGGAGCCGGCCCGGCCGTGGGTGTTCCTGGTGATGGCGGTCGCGGAACTGAGCGTGCCGCTGTACGCGGAGAAGGCCCAGGAGACCTCCTGGCATCCGCGTCACATCGCCGAACGGTACGGACTGTTCACGATCATCGTGCTCGGCGAGACGATCGCCGCGGCCACCGTGGCCGTGAAGTCGGGCGCGGACGAGCACGACGCGCTGGGCGAGCTGCTGCCCATCGCGGCGGGCGGCCTGCTGATCGTGTTCTCCGCGTGGTGGATCTACTTCGTGGTGCCCATCCACGGTCACCTGCGCTCCAGCCGGCGGGCGTTCGTCTGGGGCTACGGGCACTATTTCGTCTTCGCCTCGGCGGCGGCGATCGGCGCGGGTCTGGAGGTGGCCGTGGAACAGGCGGTCGGCAAGGCGCACATCTCCGCCCTGTCCGCCTCCGCGGCGGTCACCCTGCCGACGGCGCTGTATCTGCTGACCGTGTGGGCGCTGCACTCCCGCCACTTCAAGGTGGGCCTCGCCCAGCAGCTGGTGCTGCCGGTCACGGCGCTGCTGGTGATCTGCTGCACCTTCCTGCGCGAGTGGGCGGTGCTCGCGGCGGGGCTCGTCTCCTCCGCCGCGGTGGCCGTCGGCGCGGCCCTGACCGTGCGCACGGCCGCCCGGGACCGCGGGACGGGCGCCACCGCCCCGGCCGGCTGA
- a CDS encoding L,D-transpeptidase, which yields MTRPDIAARRALGACAALVVGALTLTACGGSANATDDGKGGKDSPKTSTAKIAISAKDGSTGASINATGVKVSDGKLTDVKMTVAGSGQTVPGAISADGHSWKPQAQLERGTKYQIAATAKDADGRTAAANSIFTTVSSANSFIGTYTPDNGSTVGVGMPVSFTFDKSITDKKAVQSHITVNSTSGQQVVGHWFGDRRLDFRPQEYWKAGSKVTLAIDLDGVQGAKGVYGVQKKTVSFTIGRSQVSTVDVRTQTMTVVRDGKTFKTVPISAGSPQHTTYNGQMVIAEKFVQTRMNGSTVGFGGEYDIPDVPHAMRLTTSGTFIHGNYWYNKGNPPFGREGTSHGCVGLADVQGAQGATQAKWFFDNSLVGDVVVVKNSPDTTVSPDNGLNGWNMSWSAWTAGSAA from the coding sequence GTGACAAGGCCGGACATTGCAGCGCGGCGCGCACTGGGGGCCTGTGCCGCCCTGGTGGTCGGCGCCCTCACCCTGACCGCCTGCGGCGGCAGCGCCAACGCGACCGACGACGGCAAGGGCGGCAAGGACTCCCCCAAGACGTCGACGGCGAAGATCGCGATCTCGGCCAAGGACGGTTCGACCGGGGCGTCCATCAACGCCACCGGGGTGAAGGTCAGCGACGGCAAGCTGACGGACGTGAAGATGACCGTGGCGGGCTCGGGGCAGACCGTGCCGGGGGCGATATCGGCGGACGGCCACAGCTGGAAGCCCCAGGCGCAGCTGGAGCGCGGGACGAAGTACCAGATAGCCGCGACCGCGAAGGACGCCGACGGCCGTACCGCGGCGGCCAACTCCATCTTCACCACCGTCAGCTCGGCGAACAGCTTCATCGGCACCTACACGCCCGACAACGGCTCGACGGTCGGGGTCGGCATGCCGGTGTCGTTCACCTTCGACAAGTCCATCACCGACAAGAAGGCCGTGCAGTCCCACATCACGGTCAACTCCACCAGCGGCCAGCAGGTGGTCGGCCACTGGTTCGGGGACCGCCGGCTCGACTTCCGTCCGCAGGAGTACTGGAAGGCCGGGTCCAAGGTCACGCTCGCCATCGACCTGGACGGGGTGCAGGGCGCGAAGGGCGTCTACGGGGTCCAGAAGAAGACCGTCTCCTTCACGATCGGGCGGTCGCAGGTCTCCACGGTCGACGTCCGCACGCAGACCATGACGGTCGTGCGGGACGGCAAGACCTTCAAGACGGTGCCGATCTCGGCGGGCAGCCCGCAGCACACGACGTACAACGGGCAGATGGTGATCGCCGAGAAGTTCGTGCAGACCCGTATGAACGGCTCGACGGTCGGCTTCGGCGGGGAGTACGACATCCCGGACGTGCCGCACGCGATGCGGCTGACCACGTCGGGGACGTTCATCCACGGGAACTACTGGTACAACAAGGGCAATCCCCCGTTCGGGCGCGAGGGCACCAGCCACGGCTGCGTCGGTCTCGCGGACGTGCAGGGGGCGCAGGGCGCCACCCAGGCCAAGTGGTTCTTCGACAACTCGCTCGTCGGGGACGTCGTGGTCGTGAAGAACTCCCCCGACACCACGGTCTCGCCCGACAACGGGCTCAACGGCTGGAACATGTCGTGGAGCGCCTGGACCGCGGGAAGTGCCGCCTGA